Part of the Cohnella candidum genome, GGCCAGGACCAAGACGTCTACGACTATGTCATGAAATGGCCGGAGACGCAGACCTTTCTGCAGAAGCTGCTGGATATGCTCCAGTATCTGATTCCGCTTTACCAGAAGGAAGGCAAGAGCCAGATCGTCATCGGCATCGGTTGTACGGGCGGCAAACACCGTTCCGTGGCGCTCGCCGAGTATCTGGGCAGAATGCTGGCCGTCGGCGAAACCGAGACGGTCAGGGTCCATCACCGCGACGCCGAGCGCGAGCGGCAAGGGTAGGTGAAGGGATGGAGTTGAACAAGATACTGTCCCGCAAGCCCCGTATCGTCGTGATCGGCGGAGGAACGGGCTTGTCCGTCATGCTCCGCGGCTTGAAGCAGAAACCCCTCGACATTACGGCGATCGTGACGGTCGCCGATGACGGGGGGAGCTCGGGGATCCTGCGGGAAGAGCTGCAGATCCCGCCTCCGGGAGACATCCGCAGCGTGCTGACGGCCTTGGCGGATACCGAGCCGCTGCTTTATGAAATGCTAAGATACCGTTTCAATAGCGGAACCGGCTTGGCCGGACACAGTTTGGGCAACCTGATTTTGGCTGCCATGACCGAAATCACGGGAGATTTCGTAACCGGAGTCAAAGAACTCAGCCGCGTACTCGCCGTTCGGGGACGCGTATTGCCGGCCGCGAACCAAGCGATCGTATTGAAAGCGGAAATGGCGGACGGGTCCATCGTCGTCGGAGAGTCGTCGATCCCGAAGGCGGGCCAGGCGATCCGCCGCGTCTTCACCGAGCCGGAACAAGTGGAGCCGCTGCCGGAAGCCGTCGAGGCGATCCGAGAGGCGGATGCCATCCTGATCGGTCCGGGAAGCCTGTACACGAGCATCATTCCCAATCTCATCGTGCCGAAGCTGGCGGAGGCGATCGTCGCCTCGGACGCCGTCAAACTTTTCGTGTGCAACGTGATGACCCAGCCCGGCGAAACGGACAATTATTCGGTCGGCGACCATCTGGACGCCATTCATGCCCATATCGGCCATCATTTATTCGATTATGTCATCGTCAACGATGGGGAAATCCCTCCCCAAGTGCAAGATCTTTATGCCGAGCAAGGAGCCCAAGCGGTTCACCTGGACCTGGAGGAAGTGACCCGCCGGGGGTACAAGGTGATCGCGGACCGGCTCGTCTTGTTCAGAACCTATTTGCGCCATGACGCCGCGAAGCTGAGCGACCATATTTATCAGCTCGTGGAGAATTGGATGCTTCGGAAGGAGTAAGACCGATGTCTTTTGCGGCCCAGACCAAAAAAGAATTAACGCTGGTGGATGCAGATTCCTGCTGCGAGAAAGCGGAGTTGTCCGCGCTGATCCGGATGAACGGCTCGGTCGGACTGACGAACAAGCGCATCGTGCTGGACATTTCCACCGAAAACGCCGCAATCGCACGCCGGATGTACACGTTGCTCAAGCGCCATTTTGCCGTCCCGACGGAGCTTTTGGTGCGCAAGAAAATGCGGCTGAAGAAGAATAATGTCTATATGGTACGGGTGCCCGGAGGCGTAGAGGAGCTGCTGAAAAAGCTGTCCATCACGTCGGAAGGGTTCCAATTCCATCCCAGCATCGACAAGGACCTCATCAAAAAGCCCTGCTGCAAACGCGCCTACCTGCGGGGGGCGTTCATGGCGGGGGGATCCGTCAACAATCCGGAGGGTTCGTCCTACCATCTGGAAATCGCCTCGATGTATGAGGAACATTGCCGCTCGCTCGTGGATCTGGCGAACAAGTTCCATCTCAACGCCCGGTTCATCGAACGCAAGAAAGGGTTCATCCTGTACATCAAGGAAGGCGAGAAAATCATCGAATTCCTGAGCATCATCGGCGCCCACCAATCGCTGTTCAAGTTCGAGGACGTCCGCATCATGCGGGACATGCGCAACTCCGTCAACCGGATCGTCAATTGCGAGACCGCCAACCTGAACAAGACGATCGGCGCCGCGGTCCGCCAAATCGACAACATCAAGCTGCTGCAGAAGGAAGTCGGGCTTGAGAACCTGCCGGACAAACTCCGTGAGGTGGCCGAAATCCGGCTGAAGCATCCCGACATTAACTTGAAGGAAGTCGGCGACCTGCTGAAGGGTCAAGTGAGCAAGTCCGGGGTCAACCACAGGCTGAGAAAGCTTGACGAATGGGCGGAAAAAATCCGGAACGGCGGAGCATAAGCGTATGGCGCTTTTGTTCCAAACAATGTTATAATATTGTTCGAAACCATGCATGGCATGTTGTGCGGTGCGTTGAATCAAAGATAGGGGGTAGCCGTTCCAATGACGAGACAGCCGGTGGTTGTTCGGCTCAAAACGGGGCTTCACGCCAGACCGGCGGCGCTTTTTGTGCAAGAAGCCAATAAATTCTCCTCCGACGTCTTCGTGGAGAAGGACGACAAGAAAGTGAACGCCAAGAGCATCATGGGAATCATGAGCCTTGCGATCAGCTCCGGCACAGAGGTCTCCATTAGCGCGGAAGGTTCCGATGCAGAGCAAGCTGTAACCGCTTTAGTGCAGCTGGTCAGCAAGGAAGAGCTCGAAAACCAATAATATTAACCGCTCAAAGCCCCTGGAGGGGCTTTTTGCATTTTCAGGGAATTTTACCCGGCTAAACTGAAACCTTTTTTGTCCATACTGCGTCCATAGGTCAAACGGCGAAAGGGGCATGGTGAAATGATGGCGAGAGGTTGGCGGGTGACGGCTGTCGTATTGGCGGCTGCTCTGATTGGATGGTTCGGATTCGGACGAGGGGGCGAGGGCATCGCGAAGGCGGAATCGGTGGCGGTGACGGCAAATGCGGCGGCGTTGAACACTATTACGGTAGGCGCGACCGGCTCGGTCAAGGTTGACCCTGATGTCGCTTACGTGAATGCCGCCGTCGAGACGCACGGCGCGACGGCAGGGGAAGCCCAGAAGGCGAACGCGGATGCTTTCGCGGCCGTCGAGAAGGTGCTCTACGATAAGTTCGGACTGAGCAAGAAAGACGTGCAGACGACCGGTTTCTACGTGCAACCGGAGTATAACTACACGGAGAAAGAGGGCCGCAAGCTGACCGGCTATACCGCGACGCATTCCGTGAAGGTGAGCTACCGGAAGCTGGAGGACATCGGCAAGCTGCTGGACGCCATGTCCGCCGCAGGCGCGAACCGAATGGACGGCGTGCAGTTCGGCACGGAGAAAGCGGACCAATACGAGCTGGACGCGCTGAAGAAGGCGATGGCGAACGCGGACGCGAAAGCGAACGTACTCGCGGCTTCGGCGAAGCGCACGGTGAAAGGCGTCATCAACATCGTCCAGGGTGTGTCCACGCCGCCTCCGGTGTTGTACGCTGCCAAGGAATTGGCTTCCGCTTCGGCGGATTCGGCAGGGGCGCCGACGTCCGTGCAGACGGGGCAGATCGAAATCAGCGCGAGCGTGACCGTTCAGTATCAGATGTAACAAGTGCAATTAAACGTAGATAAGCCCCGCCCGGATGAGGCGAGGCTTATTTGCGTTTATAGCAGACTTATACCGAATTTGCCACTGCCCCGGCAATCGGCTTCGGGCTCTGCCCGTTATGAGTGTCTCCCCACTCGCACATGGCTTCCAGCACCGGAATCAGCGTCTTGCCGTGTTCGCTAAACGAATATTCCACCTTGGGAGGGACCGATGGATAGATCGTACGCGTCACCAGCCGGTCCATCTCCAGCTCCCGCAAGTGCTGCGCCAGCATCTTCTGGGTGACCCCGGGAATCGACTTCTCCAGCTCGCTGAACCTCTTGGAGGATTCCAGCAGTTGCCACAAGATCAAGGGCTTCCATTTCCCGCCGACGACTTGGATCACGGTCTCGATGGGGCATTTCCTGTCCTGCCCTGTCTCCGCGCGGACAAACATGATATTCCTCCTCGCCTATTGCTTACTTTCAAGTGAGTATCCGACATGAAAGTGCGTTCTTATCAAGATCTTAGAGCAATGTTATGCTTCAATCAACCCAAAGTTGAAAAATAAGGAAACATTCTGAAGGAGGGCAAGAAAGATGAAAATCATCGTTTTCGGAGCAACGGGAAATACGGGCCGGAGAGTGCTGGCGCAGGGGGTTCGGATGGGTCATGAATTGACCGCTTTCGTTCGAAGTCCCGAGAAGCTGCATGAACAGCAAGGTGAGGATACCGCAAGGCAAGTGAACGTGATTGCGCAAGATATCATGGATCCGCACGGCGTCCGCGAGGCTCTCTCGCAACAAGACGCCGCGATTATCGCTGCCGGAAACGCGGAGCAAGGAGATGAATTCGTTCGTATCGTCGATAACATCGTCAGCCAATGCGAGGACCACCGCAGCTTCGCCGGACGGGTATGGCTAATGGGTGGAGCCGGCTTGCTGGATATTCCGCATACCGATCTCATCGGCAATAATCTGCCCGGCTTCCCGCCCATGTATCAGACGCACAATCGGAACCTCGAGCGGCTGAGGCAGTCTCGGCTCGACTGGTCCGTGATGTGCCCGGGAACGATGGTCGATTCGACCTGGCACCCGGAGCCGGTTCGTCTTCATGCGACGACGGACGCCTTGCCCTTGTCCGTGCCGGAGACGATCAAGGAACTTTCGGAGTCCGATATCGCAGGTCTTTTGTTCAGCCGGTTGCAAGAGCTGAATGTCTCTTACGAGGACGTGGCGAATTGGATGCTGAACCATGTCGAGCTCGATGGGCCGTATAAACGGAAAAGGGTCGGACTCGCTTATCGAAGCGATATTCCGGCCCGCTGAGGAGGGAACGAGTATGAACGGTTTGTTTGGCTGGCTGCTCGTTATTCATGTATTGGCGGCGTTTGCCGTCATTGGCCCCGCGCTTGTCGTGCCCGTCATCCGCAGATCCGCCAGGACCGCAGGTCAGCTGCGGTATGCTTTCGATGTCTCGGCCAAGCTGGCCTTCCTGCCCAAAATCGGCGGAGTCGTCCTTATCGCGACCGGGGTTTGGCTCATGATCGAGAGCGGGATAGGGTTCACCCAAATGTGGCTGAATCTATCTATCCTGTTATCGTTGCTATTGATCGTCTTGATCGACGCTATGATCGAGCCGCGAGTAAAGAAAATCATGCGGATGATGTCCGAAAACAAACAACAAGGTGATGAGATCCCGCGCGAATTTACGCAAGAGATGAGAACGATCGTGCCGTTCGATTCGGTGGCGCAAGCAATGATGATTGCCATAATCGTGCTTATGGTCTTGAAGCCCTTTTAAAGAAGCCTGTCGACCCCGAAGCTCTATGGGCTATCGGGGCGGCTTTGACAGGGCATTGGACGAAAAAAACGCCGTCTCCGGTCCGGAGCGGCGTTAATCGATGAAGGATCTTGCGCGCGGGATCATGCTTCCCGGCGATGGTCGAGCTGGCGCATGGAAATCGCTTCTTCCAACAGTTCAATGAATTCGCTGGAGAGATTCATCTTCTTGGCTTCCCGGTAGACTTCCAGCAAATGTTCGTCTTGCAGCGGGCGAAGCAAGGATGCTTTATCGCTCAAGCGGCGGGCGGCCAGCATATCGGACGGGCTGCCGCTGGGTTGCGCGTAAGATTCGCTGTCGTTCGACTGCTGGGTCACGAGGTAAGGATAGGTCCTTTGATTCATGGTGGTATCCCCCTATGTAGTTCCTAGGTGATAACTAGAAATGGAGGTTTATGGAACAACCTCTTTGCAAAAGGATAACACGGATCTCGAGACAGAAAGAGGGGGTATTCAAAGTTTTGAATTTTTGTTGACGGAAATAAAAAAACGTGATATGAAAAGCCCCCTTCCAAGGTGGAAGGGGGCTTGAGGTGCGCCGTATCGATCGTCAGAATCAGATTTTCTCGATGACTTTATCGATGAGGCCGTATTCTTTGGCCGTCTCGGCTTCCATGAAGTTGTCGCGGTCCGTGTCCTTCTCGATGCGTTCCAGCGGCTGGCCGGTACGTTCGGACAGGATACGGTTCAGCTTGTCGCGCAGCTTCAGGATCCGGCGGGCGCGGATTTCGATGTCGCTGGCTTGGCCTTCGGCTCCGCCGAGCGGCTGGTGGATCATGACTTCGCTGTTCGGCAGCGCGAAGCGTTTGCCGGATGCGCCGGCAGCCAGCAGGAACGCGCCCATCGAAGCGGCCATGCCCACGCAGATCGTGGAGACGTCCGGCTTGATGAACTGCATCGTATCGTAGATCGCCATGCCGGAAGTAATGGAACCGCCCGGGCTGTTGATGTACAGGTGGATGTCTTTCTCCGGATCTTCGGCGGCCAGGAACAGCAGCTGCGCGATGATGGAGTTGGCGACGACGTCGTTAATCGCCGTGCCGAGGAAGATGATGCGGTCTTTCAGGAGACGGGAGTAAATGTCGTAGGCCCGTTCGCCTCGGTTGCTTTGTTCGACGACCATAGGTACGAAACTCATGTGGGAAGTCCCTCCTTAGCG contains:
- a CDS encoding winged helix-turn-helix transcriptional regulator, coding for MFVRAETGQDRKCPIETVIQVVGGKWKPLILWQLLESSKRFSELEKSIPGVTQKMLAQHLRELEMDRLVTRTIYPSVPPKVEYSFSEHGKTLIPVLEAMCEWGDTHNGQSPKPIAGAVANSV
- a CDS encoding sporulation histidine kinase inhibitor Sda; translated protein: MNQRTYPYLVTQQSNDSESYAQPSGSPSDMLAARRLSDKASLLRPLQDEHLLEVYREAKKMNLSSEFIELLEEAISMRQLDHRREA
- a CDS encoding DUF2269 family protein, which produces MNGLFGWLLVIHVLAAFAVIGPALVVPVIRRSARTAGQLRYAFDVSAKLAFLPKIGGVVLIATGVWLMIESGIGFTQMWLNLSILLSLLLIVLIDAMIEPRVKKIMRMMSENKQQGDEIPREFTQEMRTIVPFDSVAQAMMIAIIVLMVLKPF
- a CDS encoding NAD(P)-dependent oxidoreductase produces the protein MKIIVFGATGNTGRRVLAQGVRMGHELTAFVRSPEKLHEQQGEDTARQVNVIAQDIMDPHGVREALSQQDAAIIAAGNAEQGDEFVRIVDNIVSQCEDHRSFAGRVWLMGGAGLLDIPHTDLIGNNLPGFPPMYQTHNRNLERLRQSRLDWSVMCPGTMVDSTWHPEPVRLHATTDALPLSVPETIKELSESDIAGLLFSRLQELNVSYEDVANWMLNHVELDGPYKRKRVGLAYRSDIPAR
- a CDS encoding YvcK family protein yields the protein MELNKILSRKPRIVVIGGGTGLSVMLRGLKQKPLDITAIVTVADDGGSSGILREELQIPPPGDIRSVLTALADTEPLLYEMLRYRFNSGTGLAGHSLGNLILAAMTEITGDFVTGVKELSRVLAVRGRVLPAANQAIVLKAEMADGSIVVGESSIPKAGQAIRRVFTEPEQVEPLPEAVEAIREADAILIGPGSLYTSIIPNLIVPKLAEAIVASDAVKLFVCNVMTQPGETDNYSVGDHLDAIHAHIGHHLFDYVIVNDGEIPPQVQDLYAEQGAQAVHLDLEEVTRRGYKVIADRLVLFRTYLRHDAAKLSDHIYQLVENWMLRKE
- the whiA gene encoding DNA-binding protein WhiA, with the translated sequence MSFAAQTKKELTLVDADSCCEKAELSALIRMNGSVGLTNKRIVLDISTENAAIARRMYTLLKRHFAVPTELLVRKKMRLKKNNVYMVRVPGGVEELLKKLSITSEGFQFHPSIDKDLIKKPCCKRAYLRGAFMAGGSVNNPEGSSYHLEIASMYEEHCRSLVDLANKFHLNARFIERKKGFILYIKEGEKIIEFLSIIGAHQSLFKFEDVRIMRDMRNSVNRIVNCETANLNKTIGAAVRQIDNIKLLQKEVGLENLPDKLREVAEIRLKHPDINLKEVGDLLKGQVSKSGVNHRLRKLDEWAEKIRNGGA
- a CDS encoding SIMPL domain-containing protein translates to MMARGWRVTAVVLAAALIGWFGFGRGGEGIAKAESVAVTANAAALNTITVGATGSVKVDPDVAYVNAAVETHGATAGEAQKANADAFAAVEKVLYDKFGLSKKDVQTTGFYVQPEYNYTEKEGRKLTGYTATHSVKVSYRKLEDIGKLLDAMSAAGANRMDGVQFGTEKADQYELDALKKAMANADAKANVLAASAKRTVKGVINIVQGVSTPPPVLYAAKELASASADSAGAPTSVQTGQIEISASVTVQYQM
- a CDS encoding HPr family phosphocarrier protein — its product is MTRQPVVVRLKTGLHARPAALFVQEANKFSSDVFVEKDDKKVNAKSIMGIMSLAISSGTEVSISAEGSDAEQAVTALVQLVSKEELENQ
- the clpP gene encoding ATP-dependent Clp endopeptidase proteolytic subunit ClpP, whose translation is MSFVPMVVEQSNRGERAYDIYSRLLKDRIIFLGTAINDVVANSIIAQLLFLAAEDPEKDIHLYINSPGGSITSGMAIYDTMQFIKPDVSTICVGMAASMGAFLLAAGASGKRFALPNSEVMIHQPLGGAEGQASDIEIRARRILKLRDKLNRILSERTGQPLERIEKDTDRDNFMEAETAKEYGLIDKVIEKI